The following coding sequences are from one Phenylobacterium glaciei window:
- a CDS encoding glycosyltransferase family 2 protein: MYKIAVIITSFNRRDLTVKCLDALLNGATVKHDIDVYLMDDASTDGTAEAVLARFPDVNVIQGSGDLYWNRGMRRAWEAALAANAGFYLWLNDDTVLRSGAVDDMIDLHEALGPKTIICGRIRNSGDATASYGGLLVQKAHVRFGPAPVWTSIRTTPAGEEDLYCDTMNGNCVLIPSSATFDIGLISEHYWHSEGDTDYGYRATNAGYRIAQLKNPVAEGDFNTAFDEKRTRLTLKNWKFIFFHPKGRRPAESYHFYRQHLKPMWQARLIWSYLRMLRIR; encoded by the coding sequence ATGTACAAGATCGCAGTCATTATTACGTCATTCAACAGACGGGACTTGACGGTCAAGTGTCTTGACGCCTTGCTAAATGGCGCAACCGTCAAACATGATATCGACGTCTATCTGATGGACGATGCGTCGACCGACGGCACAGCGGAGGCGGTGCTCGCGCGCTTCCCGGATGTCAATGTCATCCAAGGTAGTGGCGACCTGTACTGGAACAGGGGCATGAGAAGGGCTTGGGAGGCCGCGCTTGCGGCCAACGCGGGCTTTTATCTTTGGCTGAACGACGACACCGTTCTCCGCAGCGGCGCCGTCGACGACATGATCGATCTGCACGAGGCGCTCGGGCCGAAGACGATCATTTGCGGTCGAATTCGCAATTCGGGCGACGCCACCGCTTCCTACGGAGGTCTGCTTGTTCAGAAAGCGCATGTCCGCTTCGGCCCGGCGCCGGTCTGGACCAGCATTCGGACGACGCCAGCCGGCGAGGAGGATCTATACTGCGATACGATGAACGGAAATTGCGTGCTCATACCCTCATCCGCTACCTTCGATATCGGCCTAATCAGCGAACACTATTGGCATTCGGAAGGCGATACCGACTACGGATATCGTGCGACGAACGCAGGTTACAGGATCGCCCAGCTAAAAAATCCTGTCGCAGAAGGTGACTTCAACACTGCGTTTGATGAAAAGAGAACGCGATTAACGCTCAAGAATTGGAAGTTTATATTTTTCCACCCGAAGGGCCGGAGGCCCGCGGAATCGTATCATTTCTACAGACAACACCTCAAACCGATGTGGCAGGCTCGCCTCATCTGGTCCTACCTTCGAATGCTGCGCATTCGTTGA
- a CDS encoding metallophosphoesterase, producing the protein MLKSHRTPLNRPLPRRAGPSGQSPTVQVRSHVEQTVYAIGDVHGRQDLFEKLIDQIRTDAAKTEHVGGRPVVVLLGDLIDRGPQSAGCIERAMRLAEEDWCQIESLKGNHEEAFELFLEDNTVGPNWMQHGGGTTLTSYGVDINKEAGGRGWTGLQAAFQRAVPEAHRAYVKSMKLWVEFGDYLFVHAGVRPGVPIERQSPTDLLWIRQEFLAAEVPYPGKVVVHGHTPMRQPDLRRWRIGIDTGAYASGILSAIRLRGFERTLIQTA; encoded by the coding sequence TTGCTGAAATCTCACCGAACGCCGCTCAACAGGCCGCTTCCAAGACGGGCTGGGCCATCTGGCCAAAGTCCGACGGTCCAGGTCAGATCCCATGTCGAACAGACGGTCTACGCCATCGGTGATGTGCATGGCCGCCAGGACCTCTTCGAGAAGTTGATCGACCAGATCCGGACGGATGCGGCGAAGACCGAGCACGTTGGCGGCCGCCCCGTCGTGGTGCTGCTCGGCGACCTGATCGACCGCGGCCCTCAGTCCGCCGGCTGCATTGAACGCGCCATGCGACTGGCTGAGGAGGACTGGTGCCAGATCGAGAGTCTCAAGGGAAACCATGAGGAAGCCTTCGAGTTGTTCCTTGAGGACAACACCGTGGGACCGAACTGGATGCAGCACGGCGGCGGGACGACCCTTACGTCATACGGCGTGGACATCAACAAGGAGGCAGGCGGCCGTGGCTGGACGGGCCTTCAGGCCGCTTTTCAGCGTGCGGTGCCTGAGGCTCATAGAGCCTACGTCAAATCCATGAAGCTCTGGGTGGAGTTTGGCGACTATCTGTTCGTACACGCAGGCGTGCGCCCAGGCGTGCCCATCGAGCGGCAGAGCCCGACTGACCTGCTCTGGATCCGCCAGGAGTTCCTGGCCGCCGAAGTCCCCTACCCCGGCAAGGTCGTCGTTCATGGCCATACCCCGATGCGCCAGCCAGATCTGCGGCGCTGGCGCATCGGCATCGACACCGGCGCCTATGCGTCAGGCATCCTGTCGGCGATCCGGTTGCGGGGCTTTGAGCGCACCCTGATCCAGACGGCTTAA
- a CDS encoding glycosyltransferase family 4 protein, whose product MAVQSEEGRLIMAAGATARTRVLFVVQNFRQGWGGAPESVRLMAQQLLGRGVASDVFDAGFIRRDVGALEVLPEPTVLSEAFRLETTADYATILLTGPWQKAVAIRRLLARRRKGQPVYYLPRGGLGRVEFTRPRDLKKIPYFFALERAFVHGATGVVYSSETERRHTIGPARRKTGEHVIPDIVAPPREQPVGDANREGPVTFAFLAEVSPRKGLLPLVEGFRAFSADKPAGAVRLIVGGRPRPGSEAYLAEAETAAAGAPVEFRGAIAHQHRDSFYGETDVMVVASSFESYGLTVIEALNEGCALVSTPQVGALEYVDSPDFVTVAAGDDARAIADALEKAYVLVTGPTGRRRAAVRDVASSTVATINARALDSWMALFAA is encoded by the coding sequence ATGGCTGTCCAGTCTGAAGAAGGCCGGTTGATCATGGCGGCGGGGGCGACCGCGCGGACGAGGGTGCTCTTCGTCGTCCAAAACTTCCGTCAGGGTTGGGGCGGGGCGCCGGAATCTGTGCGGCTGATGGCCCAGCAACTGCTGGGCCGCGGCGTCGCTTCCGATGTGTTCGACGCGGGCTTCATCCGCCGTGACGTCGGCGCCCTGGAGGTCCTGCCCGAGCCCACCGTGCTCTCGGAGGCGTTTCGGCTGGAGACGACGGCGGACTACGCCACCATCCTGCTGACCGGCCCCTGGCAGAAGGCCGTAGCGATCCGCCGCCTGCTCGCGCGGCGGCGCAAGGGCCAGCCGGTCTATTATCTGCCGCGTGGCGGGCTCGGGCGAGTGGAATTCACCCGGCCACGCGATCTGAAGAAGATTCCCTATTTCTTCGCCCTCGAGCGCGCCTTCGTCCATGGGGCGACGGGCGTCGTCTATTCGTCGGAGACCGAGCGTCGCCACACCATCGGCCCCGCGCGCCGCAAGACCGGCGAGCATGTCATCCCCGACATTGTCGCGCCGCCGCGTGAACAGCCCGTGGGCGATGCGAACCGCGAGGGCCCCGTGACCTTCGCCTTCCTGGCCGAGGTCAGTCCGCGCAAGGGTCTCTTGCCCCTGGTCGAAGGGTTCCGGGCCTTCAGCGCCGACAAGCCCGCGGGCGCGGTCCGACTCATCGTCGGCGGTCGTCCTCGGCCAGGCAGCGAGGCCTATCTGGCGGAGGCTGAGACGGCGGCGGCCGGCGCGCCGGTTGAGTTCCGAGGCGCCATCGCCCATCAGCACCGCGACAGTTTCTATGGCGAGACCGATGTCATGGTTGTGGCGTCCAGCTTCGAATCCTACGGCCTGACCGTGATCGAGGCGCTGAACGAGGGCTGTGCCCTGGTGTCGACGCCGCAGGTGGGAGCTCTGGAGTATGTCGATTCCCCCGATTTCGTCACGGTCGCGGCGGGCGACGACGCCCGTGCGATCGCCGACGCCCTTGAGAAGGCTTATGTCCTGGTCACGGGACCGACTGGCCGACGTCGCGCGGCGGTGCGCGACGTCGCGAGTTCCACCGTCGCGACGATCAACGCCCGCGCTCTGGACAGCTGGATGGCGCTGTTCGCCGCCTGA
- a CDS encoding GumC family protein produces MADTNLNERPSGGQPTGVDLSGIVGRYRRHIPLVLAITGVVLAADLGFTLLQKPSYTASATIFYAPRKAEVGRDSNASPNDDVARDQAVDTQVEVLKSPVIADEVVSTLHLDQDPEFALGDKYKGAPAAARDALIDKVVGNLKVRRVGQTLLLNVNFSNGSPTKAARIANAFAEIYISRQINQKINSSSTSNVLLNSQIDEMRRKVEEAETAVQQYKAANNLLGSDQGTLTQQEISSMNTQLASARSAEAEAEARLRAAQRQLKSGSNGEDVGAALGSQTISDLRRQRSEVSAKVADLQGRYGPMHPDLKNAQRQLTDVDGQIQAEINRIISNLAAQVEVARSQKASIEGSLGQARGQLVSGNAASVKLNELERNSDAARTLYQTVLTRVKETAAQQAVTQADSRIDSPATPPARPSSPNKPLNMLLGLIAGLGLGVVAAFILERWNARLTSVDDVENGLGLPFLGSIPTVASAIEKLTTRNPIDAVVVHPLSGFAEAFRGLATTLVYGNAGVPVRIVAITSAVPEEGKTTTSICLTRVLAMGGTRVVLVDCDLRRRSANVLITDEPEVGLIEVLDGKATLDEVLRLDEKSGAYFIPLTKGSHLAKSPFASPQMDKFLEDLKARFELVILDTPPLLPVVDTRVLAQKVDALALLARWRVTPMRAVRAAIHELEAVNAPITGVALTLVNVKSQGYSGYGYQAYYHKDFKKYYQE; encoded by the coding sequence ATGGCAGATACGAATTTGAATGAACGTCCGAGTGGTGGCCAACCGACCGGTGTAGACCTGTCGGGGATTGTCGGGCGTTATCGGCGCCACATTCCTTTGGTGCTGGCCATCACCGGCGTGGTGTTGGCCGCTGACCTTGGTTTCACCCTGCTGCAGAAGCCGAGCTACACGGCGTCGGCGACGATCTTTTACGCGCCACGTAAAGCCGAAGTCGGCCGTGACAGCAATGCGTCGCCGAACGACGACGTCGCGCGTGACCAGGCGGTCGATACTCAGGTCGAGGTGCTGAAGTCGCCGGTCATCGCCGACGAGGTCGTCTCGACCTTGCACCTGGACCAGGATCCCGAGTTCGCCTTGGGCGATAAGTACAAAGGCGCGCCCGCGGCAGCCCGCGACGCGCTGATCGACAAGGTCGTGGGAAATCTCAAGGTCCGGCGGGTTGGCCAAACCCTGCTGCTCAATGTGAACTTCTCGAATGGCAGTCCGACCAAGGCGGCCCGCATCGCCAACGCATTCGCCGAGATCTACATCTCTCGGCAAATCAATCAGAAGATCAATTCTTCGAGCACCTCCAATGTTCTGCTGAATTCGCAGATCGACGAGATGCGCCGCAAGGTTGAAGAGGCCGAGACGGCCGTTCAACAATACAAGGCCGCCAACAACCTGCTGGGCTCTGATCAGGGCACCCTGACACAGCAGGAAATCTCCAGCATGAACACCCAGCTGGCATCGGCCCGTTCCGCGGAAGCTGAAGCCGAGGCCCGCCTGCGGGCCGCTCAGCGGCAGCTGAAGAGCGGCTCCAACGGCGAAGACGTCGGCGCCGCCCTCGGCTCCCAGACGATTTCGGACCTGCGCCGCCAGCGTTCCGAGGTCAGCGCCAAGGTCGCCGACCTGCAGGGTCGCTACGGCCCCATGCACCCAGATCTGAAGAACGCTCAGCGGCAGCTCACCGACGTGGACGGCCAGATCCAGGCTGAGATCAATCGCATCATTTCCAACCTGGCCGCCCAGGTCGAAGTGGCACGCAGCCAGAAGGCCTCCATCGAGGGCAGCCTCGGTCAAGCTCGCGGCCAGCTGGTGAGCGGAAACGCCGCATCGGTGAAGCTCAACGAGCTCGAACGCAATTCTGACGCCGCCCGCACCCTGTACCAAACGGTTCTGACGCGGGTGAAGGAAACCGCCGCCCAGCAGGCTGTTACCCAGGCTGACTCCCGAATCGACTCGCCGGCGACTCCGCCAGCTCGGCCGAGCTCGCCCAACAAGCCGCTGAACATGTTGCTCGGCCTGATCGCCGGCCTGGGCCTCGGCGTCGTCGCGGCCTTCATCCTCGAGCGTTGGAACGCGCGCCTGACCTCGGTCGACGACGTCGAGAACGGCCTGGGCCTGCCCTTCCTGGGCTCGATCCCGACGGTTGCGTCGGCCATCGAGAAGCTGACCACCCGCAACCCGATCGACGCCGTGGTCGTCCATCCGCTGTCCGGTTTCGCTGAGGCCTTCCGCGGCTTGGCGACCACTCTTGTCTACGGCAATGCTGGGGTTCCAGTACGTATCGTCGCGATCACCTCGGCCGTGCCGGAAGAAGGCAAGACCACCACTTCGATCTGCCTCACCCGTGTGCTCGCCATGGGCGGCACCCGTGTGGTTCTGGTCGACTGCGACCTGCGCCGCCGTTCGGCCAATGTGCTGATCACCGACGAGCCGGAAGTTGGTCTGATCGAAGTGCTCGACGGCAAGGCGACCCTGGATGAGGTGCTGCGGCTGGACGAGAAGAGCGGCGCCTACTTCATCCCGCTGACCAAGGGCTCGCACCTGGCCAAGTCGCCCTTCGCCTCGCCGCAGATGGATAAGTTCCTGGAGGACCTGAAGGCCCGCTTCGAACTGGTGATTCTCGACACGCCGCCGCTGCTGCCGGTGGTCGACACCCGCGTCCTGGCGCAGAAGGTCGACGCGCTCGCGCTGCTGGCCCGCTGGCGGGTGACGCCGATGCGCGCGGTTCGCGCCGCGATCCACGAGCTGGAAGCGGTGAATGCTCCGATCACCGGCGTGGCGCTCACCCTGGTGAACGTGAAGTCGCAGGGATACTCGGGATACGGCTACCAAGCTTACTACCATAAGGACTTTAAGAAATACTATCAGGAGTAG
- a CDS encoding acyltransferase family protein, which produces MSFLANLQVARFLAAIMVLVHHLELELATPRLNSPFRDPVGIEWSIGVDVFFMVSGFIMYLLSRQRFAEPGYAAEFLRRRLVRVVPLYWLFTGLMIASILASPGAVNHADLSAGRVLGSYLFFPWPRAGGDIYPILGLGWTLNYEIEFYLAFTLALCLPLRRGLTGLVGAFLLACLVGAILPRDWIALRFWTDPIILEFLAGIGFAHLYSRGLRLSAPWRWAAILLGLSLSAATTHLGLVDAIPRPLWGGLPAACMFAGLCLGEQPSKIGPVLRMMVLGGDASYALYLSHMFSIRALSTVWPHLQIASPLIYLCCGLALATAVAIAVHLLIERPLLGVLRRLMGKWDRRGGEPGPLPGG; this is translated from the coding sequence ATGTCCTTCCTCGCGAACCTTCAGGTCGCCCGGTTTCTCGCCGCGATCATGGTGCTGGTTCACCACCTGGAGCTTGAGCTCGCCACCCCGCGGCTGAACAGTCCCTTCCGAGACCCCGTCGGCATCGAGTGGTCCATCGGCGTCGACGTATTCTTCATGGTGAGCGGCTTCATCATGTACTTGCTCAGTCGGCAGCGGTTCGCCGAACCCGGCTATGCCGCAGAGTTCCTGCGCCGCCGCCTGGTCCGCGTCGTGCCGCTCTATTGGCTGTTCACCGGCTTGATGATCGCCTCCATCCTGGCGTCCCCTGGCGCGGTCAATCACGCCGACCTCTCGGCCGGCCGGGTCCTGGGCTCCTATCTGTTCTTCCCATGGCCGCGCGCCGGCGGGGACATCTACCCGATCCTCGGCCTGGGCTGGACGCTCAACTACGAGATTGAATTCTACCTCGCATTCACCCTTGCGCTTTGCCTTCCCCTCCGTCGCGGACTTACCGGACTGGTCGGCGCCTTCCTCCTGGCCTGTCTCGTGGGGGCCATTCTCCCGCGTGACTGGATCGCCCTGAGATTCTGGACCGATCCGATCATCCTCGAATTCCTGGCCGGCATCGGGTTCGCCCATCTCTATTCGCGCGGCCTGCGGCTCTCGGCGCCCTGGAGATGGGCGGCGATCCTGCTCGGCCTGAGCCTGTCGGCCGCGACCACCCACTTGGGTCTGGTCGACGCCATTCCCCGACCCCTGTGGGGCGGCCTGCCTGCCGCCTGTATGTTCGCCGGCCTCTGCCTTGGGGAACAGCCGAGCAAGATCGGGCCCGTCCTGCGAATGATGGTCCTGGGCGGGGACGCCTCCTATGCGCTCTACCTGTCACACATGTTCTCCATCCGCGCGCTGAGCACGGTCTGGCCTCACCTGCAAATCGCCAGTCCTTTGATCTATCTCTGTTGCGGCCTGGCCCTGGCGACCGCAGTGGCAATCGCCGTCCACCTATTGATCGAACGACCGCTTCTGGGGGTTCTCAGGCGGCTCATGGGCAAGTGGGACCGCCGAGGGGGTGAGCCCGGGCCGCTCCCCGGGGGATGA
- a CDS encoding NAD-dependent epimerase/dehydratase family protein — MKVFVTGGSGFIGSRVVDILLEKQFDVMNYDLKTPTFERHARHWRPGDVLDFPALSAAMVEFEPQMVIHLAAKAEIYEFEWSDFASIHQGTENLLKAIEQYGKLDRLLNVSTQLVIAPGYQPRSLLDFEPYTMYGEAKAYAESLLFQWRSPVHWVTVRPANVWGPNHPSFAGAIWKYIGNRAYLHPDTREPVMRSYGYVRNTAEQIVALALHDPKQDTYRQVFYAADSVMDSAIWVDAFAQGLCGKPSRRIPSPVLKAMGLVGDISAKAGKRLPMDSGRAMRMTQSYPVPLQPTFDLIGPPQVGFDQGLAESLEWLSSLKKAG, encoded by the coding sequence GTGAAAGTCTTTGTAACGGGTGGGTCGGGTTTCATCGGCTCTCGGGTCGTCGACATCCTGCTCGAGAAGCAGTTCGACGTGATGAACTATGATCTGAAGACGCCGACCTTCGAACGCCACGCCCGCCACTGGCGGCCGGGCGACGTCCTGGATTTCCCCGCATTGTCGGCGGCGATGGTCGAGTTCGAGCCCCAGATGGTCATCCACCTCGCGGCGAAGGCAGAAATCTATGAGTTCGAGTGGTCGGATTTCGCCTCGATCCACCAGGGCACCGAGAACCTGCTGAAGGCCATCGAGCAGTACGGCAAGCTTGACCGGCTGCTGAACGTCTCGACCCAGCTGGTCATCGCGCCGGGATATCAGCCGCGCTCGCTGCTCGATTTCGAGCCCTACACCATGTATGGCGAAGCCAAGGCCTACGCGGAATCGCTGCTGTTCCAGTGGCGCTCGCCCGTGCACTGGGTGACGGTGCGACCGGCCAATGTCTGGGGTCCCAACCATCCCTCCTTCGCTGGCGCGATCTGGAAATACATTGGCAACCGCGCCTATCTGCATCCAGACACCCGCGAGCCGGTGATGCGCAGCTACGGCTATGTGCGCAACACCGCCGAGCAGATCGTCGCCCTAGCCTTGCATGATCCCAAGCAGGATACCTATCGGCAGGTGTTCTACGCCGCCGACAGCGTCATGGACTCTGCCATCTGGGTCGACGCCTTCGCCCAGGGGCTCTGCGGCAAACCCTCGCGGCGGATCCCCAGCCCCGTGCTGAAGGCCATGGGCCTGGTCGGCGACATCTCGGCCAAGGCCGGCAAGCGTCTGCCGATGGACTCCGGCCGGGCGATGCGCATGACCCAGAGCTATCCGGTCCCGTTACAGCCAACGTTCGACCTGATCGGCCCGCCGCAGGTCGGGTTCGACCAGGGCTTGGCCGAGAGCCTCGAATGGCTGTCCAGTCTGAAGAAGGCCGGTTGA
- a CDS encoding glycosyltransferase family 2 protein has translation MASIAIVVAIYNGEATLDQCLASIETQSIPPSQLIVMDGGSKDGTVEILSRRSGMFSYWESRPDGGIYDAWNKALSHLTADWVWFIGCDDCLADAEVLSRMAALLDKTEAAVGLVYGKVAMVARSGRVSDVIGRPWADVRRRMQYSMVIPHTGLLARRALFERVGEFDAQYRIAGDYDWFMRAAAESGVRFTDDLLVNAGDEGLSGASETQVRTVREFGLICERQGRRRSLGWRWLLLKCQVKARLRAPLGAGGQGLVVDLFRSLTLRRPRGAGR, from the coding sequence ATGGCGTCGATAGCCATTGTAGTGGCGATATACAACGGCGAAGCAACGCTAGATCAATGTCTGGCCAGCATAGAGACTCAGTCGATTCCGCCGTCTCAGTTGATCGTCATGGACGGTGGGTCGAAGGACGGCACGGTCGAAATTTTGTCGCGACGTTCCGGCATGTTTTCTTACTGGGAAAGCCGTCCGGACGGCGGGATCTACGACGCCTGGAACAAGGCGCTTAGCCACCTGACGGCAGACTGGGTTTGGTTCATAGGGTGTGATGATTGTCTCGCCGATGCCGAAGTCCTTTCCCGGATGGCAGCGTTGCTAGACAAGACCGAGGCCGCCGTGGGTCTCGTCTACGGAAAGGTCGCCATGGTCGCCAGGTCCGGGCGGGTGTCAGACGTCATCGGACGCCCCTGGGCCGATGTTCGGCGTCGCATGCAGTATTCGATGGTCATTCCGCATACCGGCCTGCTCGCCCGGCGGGCATTGTTTGAACGGGTGGGCGAGTTTGACGCCCAGTACCGGATCGCCGGAGACTATGATTGGTTCATGCGGGCGGCGGCGGAGTCCGGCGTGCGGTTCACCGATGATCTGCTCGTCAATGCGGGCGATGAGGGCCTGTCGGGGGCGTCGGAGACCCAGGTGCGCACCGTCCGAGAATTCGGATTGATCTGTGAGCGGCAAGGGCGGCGGCGGTCCCTCGGGTGGCGCTGGTTGCTCTTGAAGTGCCAAGTAAAGGCGCGCCTGCGCGCGCCGCTGGGGGCAGGGGGCCAGGGTCTGGTGGTCGATCTCTTTCGGTCCCTGACCTTGAGGCGCCCTCGCGGCGCCGGTCGTTAG
- a CDS encoding class I SAM-dependent methyltransferase, whose protein sequence is MDDLSATVIEREREFHNARFTEETRVAQDKYYYAIRDCDAEYERLLLTHSRDATVLDYGCALGETALRVAPVAKAVYGIDISDVAIDTARQSAKTRGLTNTHFKAGDAHATGYADDTFDLVFGIGIIHHLDTRRSLEEVARVLKPGGLAIFREPLGCNVVINAYRSITPAARTIDEHPLVRSDFAVAEQIFSHNEWDFHGLATLASVPFRNTGLGDPIGRATAAVDRALFRIPGVRWQAWCALMKMTK, encoded by the coding sequence ATGGATGATCTTAGCGCGACTGTCATCGAGCGGGAACGTGAGTTCCACAATGCGCGGTTCACCGAGGAAACCCGCGTCGCCCAGGACAAATACTACTACGCCATCCGCGACTGCGACGCTGAGTATGAGCGGCTGCTCCTCACGCACTCGCGAGATGCAACCGTGCTCGACTATGGCTGCGCGCTGGGTGAGACCGCTCTGCGGGTCGCGCCGGTCGCCAAAGCCGTCTACGGCATCGACATCTCCGACGTTGCGATCGACACCGCGCGGCAATCGGCCAAGACGCGAGGTCTGACCAACACCCACTTCAAGGCTGGCGACGCCCACGCCACCGGCTACGCCGATGACACCTTCGATCTGGTGTTCGGCATCGGCATCATCCATCACCTGGATACGCGCCGCTCGCTGGAAGAGGTCGCCCGCGTGCTAAAGCCCGGTGGTCTGGCCATCTTCCGAGAACCGCTCGGCTGCAATGTCGTGATAAACGCCTATCGGTCGATCACGCCTGCGGCGCGGACCATCGACGAGCACCCCCTTGTCCGCTCCGATTTCGCGGTCGCCGAGCAGATCTTCTCGCACAACGAATGGGATTTCCACGGCTTGGCGACCTTGGCCTCCGTGCCGTTCCGCAACACCGGCCTCGGCGATCCAATCGGCCGGGCGACCGCCGCTGTCGATCGCGCCCTGTTCCGAATCCCCGGGGTCCGCTGGCAAGCCTGGTGCGCCTTGATGAAGATGACCAAATAG
- a CDS encoding glycoside hydrolase family 16 protein codes for MKGAPAGPCELRVRLGLLPLTFADEFDALSLYDARTRRGRWKTSFAHGPQRGAMAWDSRTLKGNHERQIYVDPAFPGSGFMPLGLNPFAVSQGILSIKAEPTTPKAKDQLWRFGYASGLLTSQPSFSQRYGYFELRAKLPRGKGLWPAFWLLPSRGGWPPELDVLEQTGGDVVLQTAHFAKGGGPAEVGHKTTVEGATTAFHTYGALWTAQRIIWFIDGEQTAAAPTPPDMHGTMYLLLNLAVGGSFAGDPDPTTPWPAHFEIDYVRAYGLAETPDSESPRHAGTLPSGGADRD; via the coding sequence GTGAAGGGCGCTCCCGCCGGGCCGTGCGAATTGCGGGTGCGTCTCGGGCTGCTGCCGCTGACCTTCGCCGATGAGTTCGATGCGCTCAGTCTGTACGACGCGCGCACCCGTCGCGGCCGCTGGAAGACGAGCTTCGCTCACGGACCTCAGAGAGGGGCCATGGCGTGGGACAGCCGGACGCTGAAAGGCAATCACGAGCGACAGATCTATGTCGATCCGGCCTTTCCAGGTTCCGGGTTCATGCCCCTCGGCCTGAACCCGTTCGCGGTGAGCCAGGGCATCCTGTCAATCAAGGCTGAGCCGACGACGCCAAAGGCGAAGGACCAACTCTGGCGGTTCGGCTACGCCTCGGGCCTCCTCACGAGCCAGCCGAGTTTTTCGCAGCGGTATGGCTATTTCGAGCTTCGGGCCAAGCTGCCGCGAGGCAAGGGGCTATGGCCGGCCTTCTGGCTATTGCCCAGCCGGGGCGGCTGGCCGCCGGAACTCGACGTCCTTGAGCAGACCGGTGGGGATGTCGTGCTGCAGACCGCGCATTTCGCCAAGGGCGGCGGGCCCGCCGAGGTGGGTCACAAGACGACGGTCGAAGGGGCGACGACGGCCTTCCACACCTATGGCGCGCTCTGGACGGCTCAGAGGATCATCTGGTTCATCGACGGTGAGCAGACCGCCGCCGCACCGACGCCGCCCGACATGCACGGTACGATGTACCTGTTGCTCAACCTTGCCGTCGGCGGATCATTCGCCGGGGATCCCGACCCGACGACGCCATGGCCCGCCCATTTCGAGATCGACTATGTGAGGGCCTACGGCCTGGCCGAGACCCCAGACTCCGAGAGCCCACGCCACGCAGGGACCCTACCAAGCGGGGGTGCGGACAGGGACTGA
- a CDS encoding O-antigen ligase family protein: MSSATPIEHRRVITASAFSRRWIGRAWGVWLGLFPIADFLMRPPLDRSARNFDQVRDATPALAIALVSVALGALIPALWTGMAFGVDFRRAKYLALASFLVCLSIPLSFLQHSNLQDAIYVLLVYNAFFCALVLVSANVDPEEILRGLLTALAFMHAGLLIAVLIDHDYAWGRLFGRNAPAYWGIVAQTTLIASLALRRWVFRIGVIGMALAVLFLTQTRGSMAAAAAGLSVVFMIYSSKSRARIWLWMSIALAVIVMIVVGSDFVAEDLFKLSDPNRGIGSGLTGRANVWREAWDLFTSHPLIGVGYRQHEHLLTSEASAHNAYLATLADTGIIGFFGYVLFLFGGAWRAVRKAVANPSGPRLAACAFLVAFLVNGMVERSALNTGNAYCQLMIIMAALAWRQDDPDNGQA; the protein is encoded by the coding sequence TTGTCGAGCGCCACTCCTATCGAGCATCGCCGGGTGATCACGGCCAGCGCCTTTAGTCGGCGCTGGATAGGTCGGGCATGGGGCGTCTGGCTTGGCCTGTTCCCGATCGCCGACTTCCTGATGCGTCCGCCTCTGGACCGCTCGGCGCGAAATTTCGACCAGGTCCGTGACGCCACGCCAGCGCTGGCCATCGCCCTGGTGTCCGTCGCCCTCGGCGCGCTCATTCCGGCGCTCTGGACCGGGATGGCCTTCGGCGTGGATTTCCGGCGCGCCAAGTATCTGGCGCTCGCCTCGTTCCTGGTATGCCTCTCGATCCCACTCAGCTTCCTTCAGCATAGCAACCTGCAGGACGCGATCTACGTCCTGTTGGTCTACAATGCGTTCTTCTGCGCCTTGGTCCTTGTCTCCGCGAATGTTGACCCCGAGGAGATCCTACGGGGCCTGCTGACCGCCCTCGCCTTCATGCACGCGGGCCTGCTGATCGCGGTGCTCATCGACCATGACTATGCCTGGGGCCGGCTGTTTGGTCGCAACGCCCCGGCCTATTGGGGAATTGTCGCGCAGACCACCTTGATCGCGTCGCTCGCCTTGCGGCGATGGGTGTTCCGCATCGGCGTCATCGGCATGGCTCTGGCTGTGCTCTTCCTAACCCAGACCCGAGGCTCCATGGCCGCCGCGGCCGCGGGCCTCTCGGTGGTCTTCATGATCTACTCCTCGAAGTCCCGCGCTCGCATCTGGCTCTGGATGTCGATCGCCCTGGCGGTCATCGTGATGATCGTCGTGGGATCGGACTTCGTGGCGGAAGACCTGTTCAAGCTGTCGGACCCCAATCGCGGCATCGGCTCCGGACTCACCGGTCGCGCGAACGTCTGGCGCGAGGCCTGGGATCTGTTCACCAGCCATCCCTTGATCGGCGTCGGGTATCGACAACATGAGCATCTGCTCACCTCCGAGGCCTCGGCTCACAACGCCTATCTCGCCACCCTGGCCGACACGGGGATCATCGGCTTCTTCGGCTATGTCCTGTTCCTGTTCGGCGGCGCCTGGCGAGCGGTGCGGAAAGCAGTCGCCAACCCGAGCGGCCCGCGCCTGGCGGCATGCGCCTTCCTGGTGGCCTTCCTGGTCAACGGCATGGTGGAGCGCTCCGCCCTCAATACCGGCAACGCCTACTGCCAGCTGATGATCATCATGGCCGCCTTGGCCTGGCGCCAGGATGATCCGGACAACGGCCAGGCCTGA